Proteins from one Doryrhamphus excisus isolate RoL2022-K1 chromosome 19, RoL_Dexc_1.0, whole genome shotgun sequence genomic window:
- the ddx56 gene encoding probable ATP-dependent RNA helicase DDX56 isoform X1, translated as MTSKLCDARVREVKEAMATDRLQFHEMGLDDRLLKAVADLGWSQPTLIQEKAIPLALEGKDLLARARTGSGKTAAYAVPVIQRILASKLTVREQDVRALILVPTKELGHQVRTMMKELMAYCSRDVRVADISGRADVSAQRPILMEKPDVVVGTPSRVLAHLKAQNLVLQSSLEMLVVDEADLLFSFGFEDDLKNLLCHLPKIYQSFLMSATFSEDVQTLKELLLHNPVTLKLQGSQLPDASQLQQYSIKCEEEDKFLLIYTLLKLRLVQGKSLIFVSDVSRCYRLKLFLEQFSIPTCVLNSELPVQSRCHIITQFNQGFYDYIIATDERSLADPGATLPPAGSGKRKKKAGNHRDKEYGVSRGVDFQNVDNVINFDFPPTVESYIHRVGRTARAEKSGTALSFICHSELTLLKEVEEMLTGDNAESALTPYQFKMEAIEGFRYRCRVSAAGWTRASKQTCEAHVVVLACSLTQDAMRSVTKQAVREARLKEIKQELLNSEKLKTYFEDNPRDLQLLRHDKDLHPAVIKPHLKNVPDYLIPEALRGIANPLSNRRKRRKREKSKVNEVTKRNFKKNVQGKNPLRSFRYTRKATPKS; from the exons ATGACGTCTAAACTGTGCGACGCACGTGTGCGTGAAGTAAAAGAGGCGATGGCGACGGACAGGCTTCAATTTCACGAAATGGGTCTTGACGACCGTCTTTTAAAG GCGGTGGCAGATCTGGGTTGGTCCCAGCCTACTTTGATCCAGGAGAAGGCCATCCCTCTGGCTCTGGAGGGCAAAGACCTTCTGGCTCGGGCCCGGACCGGCTCGGGGAAGACTGCTGCTTATGCCGTGCCCGTCATCCAGCGGATCCTGGCCTCTAAATTG ACAGTCCGTGAGCAGGATGTAAGAGCTCTGATCCTGGTTCCCACCAAAGAACTGGGCCACCAGGTGCGGACTATGATGAAAGAGTTGATGGCGTACTGCTCAAGGGATGTCCGTGTGGCAGACATTTCTGGCAGAGCGGACGTTTCCGCACAAAG GCCCATCCTGATGGAGAAGCCCGACGTGGTGGTGGGGACGCCGTCACGTGTGCTGGCCCACCTCAAAGCACAAAACCTCGTCTTGCAGTCCTCGCTGGAGATGCTGGTGGTGGATGAGGCCGACCTGCTCTTCTCCTTTGGCTTTGAGGACGACCTGAAGAACCTGTTGTG ccACTTGCCGAAGATCTACCAGTCCTTCCTCATGTCGGCGACCTTCAGTGAGGATGTCCAAACCTTAAAGGAGCTCCTCCTGCATAATCCT GTGACTCTGAAGCTGCAAGGCTCCCAGCTGCCAGACGCCAGCCAGCTGCAGCAGTACAGCATCAAGTGCGAGGAGGAGGACAAGTTCCTGCTCATCTACACGCTGCTCAAGCTGCGGCTGGTGCAGGGCAAGTCGCTGATCTTCGTGAGCGACGTGAGCCGATGCTACCGCCTCAAGCTCTTCCTGGAGCAGTTCAGCATTCCCACCTGCGTGCTCAACTCGGAGTTGCCCGTCCAGTCCAG GTGTCACATCATCACACAGTTCAATCAAGGCTTCTACGACTACATCATCGCCACAGACGAGCGCAGCCTGGCCGACCCTGGCGCGACGCTGCCGCCTGCAGGCTCAGGCAAGCGGAAGAAGAAGGCGGGAAA CCATCGAGATAAGGAATACGGCGTCTCCAGAGGCGTGGACTTCCAAAACGTGGACAACGTCATCAACTTTGATTTCCCCCCCACCGTCGAGTCCTACATCCATCGAGTTGGAAG gaCGGCGAGAGCGGAAAAATCCGGCACCGCCTTGTCCTTCATCTGTCACTCCGAGCTGACTCTGCTcaaggaggtggaggagatgctgacAGGAG ATAATGCCGAATCGGCCCTGACGCCGTATCAGTTCAAGATGGAGGCCATCGAGGGCTTCAGGTACAGGTGCAGGGTGAGTGCCGCAGGGTGGACTCGTGCATCGAAGCAGACATGTGAAGCTCATGTGGTCGTGCTGGCGTGTTCCCTGACACAGGATGCCATGCGCTCCGTGACCAAGCAGGCGGTGAGGGAAGCCAGACTCAAGGAGATCAAACAGGAGCTGCTCAACTCCGAGAAGCTGAAG ACATACTTTGAGGACAACCCCAGAGACCTGCAGCTCCTCAGACACGACAAAGATCTCCACCCCGCCGTCATCAAGCCTCACCTGAAGAACGTCCCTGATTACCTCA TTCCTGAAGCTCTGAGGGGGATCGCCAATCCTCTGTCCAaccggaggaagaggaggaagagggaaaAGTCCAAAGTGAATGAAGTCACGAAGAGAAATTTCAAG AAGAACGTCCAGGGGAAGAACCCTCTGAGGAGCTTCCGCTACACAAGGAAGGCAACACCAAAGTCATGA
- the ddx56 gene encoding probable ATP-dependent RNA helicase DDX56 isoform X2, with the protein MTSKLCDARVREVKEAMATDRLQFHEMGLDDRLLKAVADLGWSQPTLIQEKAIPLALEGKDLLARARTGSGKTAAYAVPVIQRILASKLTVREQDVRALILVPTKELGHQVRTMMKELMAYCSRDVRVADISGRADVSAQRPILMEKPDVVVGTPSRVLAHLKAQNLVLQSSLEMLVVDEADLLFSFGFEDDLKNLLCHLPKIYQSFLMSATFSEDVQTLKELLLHNPVTLKLQGSQLPDASQLQQYSIKCEEEDKFLLIYTLLKLRLVQGKSLIFVSDVSRCYRLKLFLEQFSIPTCVLNSELPVQSRCHIITQFNQGFYDYIIATDERSLADPGATLPPAGSGKRKKKAGNHRDKEYGVSRGVDFQNVDNVINFDFPPTVESYIHRVGRTARAEKSGTALSFICHSELTLLKEVEEMLTGDNAESALTPYQFKMEAIEGFRYRCRVSAAGWTRASKQTCEAHVVVLACSLTQDAMRSVTKQAVREARLKEIKQELLNSEKLKTYFEDNPRDLQLLRHDKDLHPAVIKPHLKNVPDYLIPEALRGIANPLSNRRKRRKREKSKVNEVTKRNFKNVQGKNPLRSFRYTRKATPKS; encoded by the exons ATGACGTCTAAACTGTGCGACGCACGTGTGCGTGAAGTAAAAGAGGCGATGGCGACGGACAGGCTTCAATTTCACGAAATGGGTCTTGACGACCGTCTTTTAAAG GCGGTGGCAGATCTGGGTTGGTCCCAGCCTACTTTGATCCAGGAGAAGGCCATCCCTCTGGCTCTGGAGGGCAAAGACCTTCTGGCTCGGGCCCGGACCGGCTCGGGGAAGACTGCTGCTTATGCCGTGCCCGTCATCCAGCGGATCCTGGCCTCTAAATTG ACAGTCCGTGAGCAGGATGTAAGAGCTCTGATCCTGGTTCCCACCAAAGAACTGGGCCACCAGGTGCGGACTATGATGAAAGAGTTGATGGCGTACTGCTCAAGGGATGTCCGTGTGGCAGACATTTCTGGCAGAGCGGACGTTTCCGCACAAAG GCCCATCCTGATGGAGAAGCCCGACGTGGTGGTGGGGACGCCGTCACGTGTGCTGGCCCACCTCAAAGCACAAAACCTCGTCTTGCAGTCCTCGCTGGAGATGCTGGTGGTGGATGAGGCCGACCTGCTCTTCTCCTTTGGCTTTGAGGACGACCTGAAGAACCTGTTGTG ccACTTGCCGAAGATCTACCAGTCCTTCCTCATGTCGGCGACCTTCAGTGAGGATGTCCAAACCTTAAAGGAGCTCCTCCTGCATAATCCT GTGACTCTGAAGCTGCAAGGCTCCCAGCTGCCAGACGCCAGCCAGCTGCAGCAGTACAGCATCAAGTGCGAGGAGGAGGACAAGTTCCTGCTCATCTACACGCTGCTCAAGCTGCGGCTGGTGCAGGGCAAGTCGCTGATCTTCGTGAGCGACGTGAGCCGATGCTACCGCCTCAAGCTCTTCCTGGAGCAGTTCAGCATTCCCACCTGCGTGCTCAACTCGGAGTTGCCCGTCCAGTCCAG GTGTCACATCATCACACAGTTCAATCAAGGCTTCTACGACTACATCATCGCCACAGACGAGCGCAGCCTGGCCGACCCTGGCGCGACGCTGCCGCCTGCAGGCTCAGGCAAGCGGAAGAAGAAGGCGGGAAA CCATCGAGATAAGGAATACGGCGTCTCCAGAGGCGTGGACTTCCAAAACGTGGACAACGTCATCAACTTTGATTTCCCCCCCACCGTCGAGTCCTACATCCATCGAGTTGGAAG gaCGGCGAGAGCGGAAAAATCCGGCACCGCCTTGTCCTTCATCTGTCACTCCGAGCTGACTCTGCTcaaggaggtggaggagatgctgacAGGAG ATAATGCCGAATCGGCCCTGACGCCGTATCAGTTCAAGATGGAGGCCATCGAGGGCTTCAGGTACAGGTGCAGGGTGAGTGCCGCAGGGTGGACTCGTGCATCGAAGCAGACATGTGAAGCTCATGTGGTCGTGCTGGCGTGTTCCCTGACACAGGATGCCATGCGCTCCGTGACCAAGCAGGCGGTGAGGGAAGCCAGACTCAAGGAGATCAAACAGGAGCTGCTCAACTCCGAGAAGCTGAAG ACATACTTTGAGGACAACCCCAGAGACCTGCAGCTCCTCAGACACGACAAAGATCTCCACCCCGCCGTCATCAAGCCTCACCTGAAGAACGTCCCTGATTACCTCA TTCCTGAAGCTCTGAGGGGGATCGCCAATCCTCTGTCCAaccggaggaagaggaggaagagggaaaAGTCCAAAGTGAATGAAGTCACGAAGAGAAATTTCAAG AACGTCCAGGGGAAGAACCCTCTGAGGAGCTTCCGCTACACAAGGAAGGCAACACCAAAGTCATGA
- the ddx56 gene encoding probable ATP-dependent RNA helicase DDX56 isoform X3 produces the protein MTSKLCDARVREVKEAMATDRLQFHEMGLDDRLLKAVADLGWSQPTLIQEKAIPLALEGKDLLARARTGSGKTAAYAVPVIQRILASKLTVREQDVRALILVPTKELGHQVRTMMKELMAYCSRDVRVADISGRADVSAQRPILMEKPDVVVGTPSRVLAHLKAQNLVLQSSLEMLVVDEADLLFSFGFEDDLKNLLCHLPKIYQSFLMSATFSEDVQTLKELLLHNPVTLKLQGSQLPDASQLQQYSIKCEEEDKFLLIYTLLKLRLVQGKSLIFVSDVSRCYRLKLFLEQFSIPTCVLNSELPVQSRCHIITQFNQGFYDYIIATDERSLADPGATLPPAGSGKRKKKAGNHRDKEYGVSRGVDFQNVDNVINFDFPPTVESYIHRVGRTARAEKSGTALSFICHSELTLLKEVEEMLTGDNAESALTPYQFKMEAIEGFRYRCRDAMRSVTKQAVREARLKEIKQELLNSEKLKTYFEDNPRDLQLLRHDKDLHPAVIKPHLKNVPDYLIPEALRGIANPLSNRRKRRKREKSKVNEVTKRNFKKNVQGKNPLRSFRYTRKATPKS, from the exons ATGACGTCTAAACTGTGCGACGCACGTGTGCGTGAAGTAAAAGAGGCGATGGCGACGGACAGGCTTCAATTTCACGAAATGGGTCTTGACGACCGTCTTTTAAAG GCGGTGGCAGATCTGGGTTGGTCCCAGCCTACTTTGATCCAGGAGAAGGCCATCCCTCTGGCTCTGGAGGGCAAAGACCTTCTGGCTCGGGCCCGGACCGGCTCGGGGAAGACTGCTGCTTATGCCGTGCCCGTCATCCAGCGGATCCTGGCCTCTAAATTG ACAGTCCGTGAGCAGGATGTAAGAGCTCTGATCCTGGTTCCCACCAAAGAACTGGGCCACCAGGTGCGGACTATGATGAAAGAGTTGATGGCGTACTGCTCAAGGGATGTCCGTGTGGCAGACATTTCTGGCAGAGCGGACGTTTCCGCACAAAG GCCCATCCTGATGGAGAAGCCCGACGTGGTGGTGGGGACGCCGTCACGTGTGCTGGCCCACCTCAAAGCACAAAACCTCGTCTTGCAGTCCTCGCTGGAGATGCTGGTGGTGGATGAGGCCGACCTGCTCTTCTCCTTTGGCTTTGAGGACGACCTGAAGAACCTGTTGTG ccACTTGCCGAAGATCTACCAGTCCTTCCTCATGTCGGCGACCTTCAGTGAGGATGTCCAAACCTTAAAGGAGCTCCTCCTGCATAATCCT GTGACTCTGAAGCTGCAAGGCTCCCAGCTGCCAGACGCCAGCCAGCTGCAGCAGTACAGCATCAAGTGCGAGGAGGAGGACAAGTTCCTGCTCATCTACACGCTGCTCAAGCTGCGGCTGGTGCAGGGCAAGTCGCTGATCTTCGTGAGCGACGTGAGCCGATGCTACCGCCTCAAGCTCTTCCTGGAGCAGTTCAGCATTCCCACCTGCGTGCTCAACTCGGAGTTGCCCGTCCAGTCCAG GTGTCACATCATCACACAGTTCAATCAAGGCTTCTACGACTACATCATCGCCACAGACGAGCGCAGCCTGGCCGACCCTGGCGCGACGCTGCCGCCTGCAGGCTCAGGCAAGCGGAAGAAGAAGGCGGGAAA CCATCGAGATAAGGAATACGGCGTCTCCAGAGGCGTGGACTTCCAAAACGTGGACAACGTCATCAACTTTGATTTCCCCCCCACCGTCGAGTCCTACATCCATCGAGTTGGAAG gaCGGCGAGAGCGGAAAAATCCGGCACCGCCTTGTCCTTCATCTGTCACTCCGAGCTGACTCTGCTcaaggaggtggaggagatgctgacAGGAG ATAATGCCGAATCGGCCCTGACGCCGTATCAGTTCAAGATGGAGGCCATCGAGGGCTTCAGGTACAGGTGCAGG GATGCCATGCGCTCCGTGACCAAGCAGGCGGTGAGGGAAGCCAGACTCAAGGAGATCAAACAGGAGCTGCTCAACTCCGAGAAGCTGAAG ACATACTTTGAGGACAACCCCAGAGACCTGCAGCTCCTCAGACACGACAAAGATCTCCACCCCGCCGTCATCAAGCCTCACCTGAAGAACGTCCCTGATTACCTCA TTCCTGAAGCTCTGAGGGGGATCGCCAATCCTCTGTCCAaccggaggaagaggaggaagagggaaaAGTCCAAAGTGAATGAAGTCACGAAGAGAAATTTCAAG AAGAACGTCCAGGGGAAGAACCCTCTGAGGAGCTTCCGCTACACAAGGAAGGCAACACCAAAGTCATGA